ATATATTTTTTGTTTGCTCAAGAACGAGATATATAATCTCCTCCTCCTCTCTGAGTTCACTCAAAGCTCTTGCCAGATTAATAACAGCTTGAGTTATTCTTTTTCTTTTTGAAAACATAACATTAAGTTCATCAATTCTTACTGTAAGTTCTTTAACCATAAATTCATGTGTTTCCCTTAATCCCTTCAATCTCCTTTCGTATTCTTTTATCTTTTTGTTTCTTTCCCTTAATCTTCCTCTCAACTCAAAGATTACAATCATAAGGATAATAATAAAAGCAAGAAAAAAACTTAAAACTAAATACACATTATCCTTTAGAAATACATCAATCATAATAACCTATTAATCATTTTTTTTTCTATTTCTATGAGTTTATTATAAACTTCTTCTTTTAATTTTTCAAAATCTTCCTCATCCACTGGAATTTTCCCTTCAAATATTTTTTTCTGAACATGTTCATAAGCCTCAGAACGTTTTTTACCTTTTTTTAATAGAAAATAGAGAAATTCCTGAGAAAAAAGTTCTTTTTCATATTTTTTGAAATTTTCTTTTATTTTTTCTTTATTAATTATCAGGTTTTCTAAAATATAAATCATCTTTTCAAGCATATAAACTATTAAATGAGAAGCATCTGGTAAAACAATTCTTTCAGTAGAAGAGTGGGATATATCCCTTTCGTGCCATAAATTAGTGTTTTCAAGAATAGAAATAAGATAACCCCTTAAAAGCCTTGCAAGACCACATATTCTCTCTGAAATAACTGGATTTTTCTTGTGGGGCATACTTGATGAACCCTTCTGACCCTCACTAAAAGGCTCACTTAATTCACGAACTTCTGTTCTTGAAAGAAGCCTTATCTCAGTTGCCAACCTTTCAAGAAAATTACCTATTAGAACAAGACCGAAAAGGAATAGAACATGCCTATCCCTTGGAACTATCTGTGTAGAAACTGGTTCTGGTTTTAAATTAAGTTTTTTTAAAACATAAAATTCAACTTCAGGTGGAACATGAAGATAATTTCCAACTGATCCAGAAATTTTTCCAAAGGAAACTTCCTTAATTATTTCCTTTAATCTTTTTTCATTTCTCTTCGCCTCTGAAAGATAAGAAAGAAACTTGTGAGTAAGAGTCATTGGCTCGGCAAACATTCCATGTGTTCTACCTGCTATTAAAATTCCCTTGTTTTCCCTTATCTTATTTTCAAGAATTTTTTCTAAAATTTTTAGTCTATTCAAAACAATTTTTAATGTATCCCTCATCTGAATGGCAATTGTAGTATCAATAAGATCCGAAGAGGTTAAACCAAAATGAACAAAAGGTGCTATATCTTCACCTACTTTTTTTTCAAGAACATCGACAAAAGCAGCAACATCATGATTTGTTATTTTTTCTCTCTCTTTAACCTCTAAGGGTGTTATTATAATATTTTTCTTTTTAATTCTATCTGATATACCCTTTGGCAAAATCCCATTTTTCTCAAATCCTTCTATTGTAAGGATCTCAATTTTAAGCCATAATTTCAGTTTATTTTCTTCACTCCATATTTCTTCAATTTCTTTTATTTTGTACCTTTCAATCATATTTTCTCCTCAAAAATTAAATCCGTTAACCTTGATTTAAATTTTTCTGCTTGATAAATTTTTTCAACTATTTTAATTGTATAATCTATATCACTATTTACAAGAACATAATCAAAAAATTTCCACATTTTGCTTTCTTCCTTAGCCTCCATCAATCTTTTTATTACAAGTTCTTTTTCTTTTGGGTGTCTTTTACTTAATCTTTTTTCTAACTCTTCCCATGAGGGTGGAAAAAGAAATATAGATACAACATCATCAAAATGTTTTTTTAAATTAAAAAGACCTTTTGAATCCATATCAAATAAAACATAAAAACCTTCTTTGAGCCATTTAAGAACAGGCTCTTTGGGTGTTCCGTAATAATTACCATAAGCAAAAGTCCATTCTATCATTTCACCTTTTTCAATCTTTTTTTTAAATTCCTCTTCTGTTATATAATAATAATCCACACCCTCAATTTCTCCCTCCCTCTTTTCTCGTGTAGTATAGGATACTGAATACTTAAGTTCATTTCCGAATTTTTCCATTAACCTTCTTACAATTGTAGTTTTTCCAGTTCCTGAGGGACCTGAAATTAAAAATATAAATGGTTTTCTTTTTAAATTAATCAACTTTAATCCTTATATTATCTATTAATCTTGCCCTTCCAAGGAAACAGGCTATTCCAATAAGAATTTCACCATTTATTTCCTTAACTGGCGATAGATTTTTTATATCTACAATCTCAATATACTGTATTTTTATTAACCTTGAATTCTCTTTAATAAATTTTTCCATTTCTTTTATAACTTTTTCAGGATCCCTTTCTCCTTCCTCTATTAATTTTTTTGCAAGTAAAAGAGATTTATAAATAATAGGTGATTCTTTTCTTTCCTCAGGGGTTAAATAAATATTTCTTGAACTCATCGCAAGTCCATCTTTTTCTCTAACAGTTTCAACAGGTAATATTTCTATATCCATATTTAAGTCTTCTACCATTTTTTTTATAACAATTAATTGCTGTGCATCTTTCCATCCAAAGGCTGCTATATGGGGTTTTACTATATTAAAAAGTTTTGTAACAACTGTAGTAACACCCCTGAAATGACCAGGTCTATACCTGCCACAAAGAGCTTCAGTAAGTTTCTCAACTTCAACATATGTAGAAAAACCTTCAGGATACATTTCCCTTTCTTCAGGATAAAATATTATATCAACTCCTTCTTTTTCACATAAATTTCTATCCTTTTCAAATACTCTTGGATATTCCCTATAATCTTCTTTTGGTCCAAACTGTATTGGATTAACAAAAATTGAAACAACAAGAACATCACATTTTCTTCTTACTTGTCTCATAAGTTCAAGATGCCCTTCATGTAGAGCTCCCATTGTTGGAACAAAACCTATTATTTTACCATTTTTTCTTAATTCTTCTGATTTTTTCTGCATTTCCTTAATTGATTTTATTATTTCCATAGTCAATTACCCCTTTTATTGAATTTTTATCAATAATTTTATAAACTCCCTTTTTATTTTTGATAAATTCTTTTATTTTCTTATTGAAAACAGGATGAATAAAAAAAGGAGCAATTTCAGAAAAGGGAATCAAAATAAAATTTCTTTTATGTAAAAGGGGATGGGGGATTATAAGTTTATCATTTTTCATTATTAATTTTTCATAAAAAAGTATATCAATGTCAAGTGTTCGTGCTTCATATTTTCTTTTTCTTATTCTTCCAAATTTTTTTTCAATCTCCTGATTTTTTATTAAAAGTTCATAAGGGGATAATTCTGTATAACCTCTTATAACCATATTAATAAAATTTCCACCTTCTGCATTTCCCCATGGTTCAGTTAAGTAAATAGATGAGAAA
This portion of the candidate division WOR-3 bacterium genome encodes:
- the purB gene encoding adenylosuccinate lyase, whose protein sequence is MIERYKIKEIEEIWSEENKLKLWLKIEILTIEGFEKNGILPKGISDRIKKKNIIITPLEVKEREKITNHDVAAFVDVLEKKVGEDIAPFVHFGLTSSDLIDTTIAIQMRDTLKIVLNRLKILEKILENKIRENKGILIAGRTHGMFAEPMTLTHKFLSYLSEAKRNEKRLKEIIKEVSFGKISGSVGNYLHVPPEVEFYVLKKLNLKPEPVSTQIVPRDRHVLFLFGLVLIGNFLERLATEIRLLSRTEVRELSEPFSEGQKGSSSMPHKKNPVISERICGLARLLRGYLISILENTNLWHERDISHSSTERIVLPDASHLIVYMLEKMIYILENLIINKEKIKENFKKYEKELFSQEFLYFLLKKGKKRSEAYEHVQKKIFEGKIPVDEEDFEKLKEEVYNKLIEIEKKMINRLL
- the gmk gene encoding guanylate kinase, producing MINLKRKPFIFLISGPSGTGKTTIVRRLMEKFGNELKYSVSYTTREKREGEIEGVDYYYITEEEFKKKIEKGEMIEWTFAYGNYYGTPKEPVLKWLKEGFYVLFDMDSKGLFNLKKHFDDVVSIFLFPPSWEELEKRLSKRHPKEKELVIKRLMEAKEESKMWKFFDYVLVNSDIDYTIKIVEKIYQAEKFKSRLTDLIFEEKI
- the folK gene encoding 2-amino-4-hydroxy-6-hydroxymethyldihydropteridine diphosphokinase, which translates into the protein MKEAFLSLGSNKGDKLKNILFSLFEIKKYFKIKDFSSIYLTEPWGNAEGGNFINMVIRGYTELSPYELLIKNQEIEKKFGRIRKRKYEARTLDIDILFYEKLIMKNDKLIIPHPLLHKRNFILIPFSEIAPFFIHPVFNKKIKEFIKNKKGVYKIIDKNSIKGVIDYGNNKIN
- the panC gene encoding pantoate--beta-alanine ligase: MEIIKSIKEMQKKSEELRKNGKIIGFVPTMGALHEGHLELMRQVRRKCDVLVVSIFVNPIQFGPKEDYREYPRVFEKDRNLCEKEGVDIIFYPEEREMYPEGFSTYVEVEKLTEALCGRYRPGHFRGVTTVVTKLFNIVKPHIAAFGWKDAQQLIVIKKMVEDLNMDIEILPVETVREKDGLAMSSRNIYLTPEERKESPIIYKSLLLAKKLIEEGERDPEKVIKEMEKFIKENSRLIKIQYIEIVDIKNLSPVKEINGEILIGIACFLGRARLIDNIRIKVD